In Acomys russatus chromosome 26, mAcoRus1.1, whole genome shotgun sequence, a genomic segment contains:
- the Cdh3 gene encoding cadherin-3 gives MGLLNGPLASLLLLLQTQVCWLPSVASEPYQAGIGEAKVTLELEGTDLQPSKTLGKALPGCTGYEMCGADSGEITILNSGTVQREKAAVSSRPKRILRRRKREWVMPPIYIPENGKGPYPQRLNQLKSNKDSGTKLFYSITGPGADSPPEGVFTIEKEKGWLLLTVPLDREKIARYELSGHAVSENGASVEDPMNITIIVIDQNDNKPKFTQDIFRGSVSEGVMPGTSVMQVMATDEDDAIDTYNGVVAYSILSQEPKEPHDLMFTIHKSTGTISVISSGLDREKVPEYTLTIQATDMDGIGSSTTAKAVVEILDANDNAPEFVPQKYEASVPENEASHEVQSLTVTDLDAPNSPAWRAVYHIVGGDDGHYFTITTHPETNQGILTTKKGLDFEAQNQHTLYIEVTNKEPFAVKLPTATATVVVHVEDVNEAPVFVPPSKVIEAQEGIALGELVCVYTAQDPDKEEQKISYQILKDPASWLAMDPDSGEITAAGVLDREDEQFVKNNVYEVVVLATDSGNPPATGTGTLLLTLTDINDHGPVPEPRHITICNQSPVPQVLNITDKDLSPNSFPFQAQLTHDSDIYWLAEVNEKGDTVALSLKKFLKQDTYDLHLSLSDHGNREQLTMIKATVCDCHGHVETCPQPWKGGFVLPILGAILALLTLLLALLLLVRKKRKVKEPLLLPEDDTRDNVFYYGEEGGGEEDQDYDITQLHRGLEARPEVALRNDVAPTFIPTPMYRPRPANPDEIGNFIVENLKAANTDPTAPPYDSLLVFDYEGSGSDAASLSSLTSSASDQDQDYNYLNEWGSRFKKLADMYGGGEDD, from the exons CATTGCCCGGATGCACTGGATATGAGATGTGTGGCGCTGACAGTGGAGAAATCACTATTCTGAATAGTGGGACAGTCCAG agagagaaggctgctgtGAGCTCCCGGCCCAAACGCATCTTACGAAGACGAAAGAGAGAGTGGGTGATGCCGCCCATATATATCCCTGAGAACGGCAAAGGTCCTTACCCTCAGAGGCTAAACCAG CTCAAATCTAATAAGGACAGTGGCACCAAGCTCTTCTACAGCATCACTGGGCCTGGAGCAGACAGTCCCCCTGAGGGTGTCTTCActatagaaaaagagaaaggctggTTGCTGTTGACGGTGCCACTGGACAGGGAGAAGATTGCCAGGTATGAG CTTTCTGGCCATGCGGTGTCCGAGAATGGTGCCTCTGTGGAGGATCCCATGAACATCACCATCATTGTGATAGACCAGAATGACAACAAGCCCAAGTTCACTCAAGATATCTTCAGAGGGAGTGTTTCTGAGGGGGTAATGCCTG GCACTTCTGTGATGCAGGTGATGGCTACCGATGAGGACGATGCCATCGACACTTACAATGGGGTGGTGGCCTACTCCATTCTTAGCCAAGAACCAAAGGAGCCACATGACCTCATGTTCACCATCCACAAAAGCACTGGGACCATTAGTGTCATCTCCAGTGGCCTGGACCGGGAG AAAGTCCCTGAGTACACACTGACCATCCAGGCCACCGACATGGACGGAATCGGCTCTAGCACCACAGCAAAGGCCGTAGTGGAAATCCTTGACGCCAATGATAATGCCCCCGAGTTTGTGCCACAGAAG TATGAGGCCTCGGTGCCTGAGAATGAAGCGAGCCATGAGGTGCAGAGTCTGACAGTGACTGATCTGGATGCCCCCAACTCACCGGCATGGCGTGCTGTCTACCACATTGTGGGAGGTGACGATGGGCATTACTTTACCATCACCACTCACCCAGAGACCAACCAGGGCATCCTGACGACCAAGAAG GGTTTGGACTTTGAGGCTCAGAACCAGCACACTCTGTACATAGAAGTGACCAACAAGGAGCCCTTTGCAGTGAAACtccccactgccactgccaccgtGGTGGTCCACGTGGAAGACGTCAACGAGGCCCCTGTGTTCGTCCCACCTTCCAAAGTCATCGAGGCCCAGGAGGGTATCGCTCTTGGGGAACTGGTCTGTGTCTATACCGCACAGGACCCGGACAAGGAGGAACAGAAGATCAG CTACCAAATCTTGAAAGACCCAGCCAGCTGGCTAGCCATGGACCCGGACAGTGGTGAGATCACTGCTGCGGGCGTCCTTGATCGTGAGGACGAGCAGTTTGTGAAGAACAACGTCTACGAGGTCGTGGTGCTGGCCACAGACAGCG GAAACCCTCCCGCCACCGGCACTGGGACACTTCTGCTGACACTTACTGACATCAACGACCATGGCCCGGTCCCTGAACCCCGTCACATCACCATCTGTAACCAGAGCCCTGTGCCTCAAGTGCTGAACATCACGGACAAGGACCTGTCCCCCAACTCCTTCCCCTTCCAGGCCCAGCTGACACATGACTCAGACATCTACTGGCTGGCAGAAGTCAATGAAAAAG GAGACACCGTGGCCTTGTCCCTGAAGAAATTCCTGAAGCAAGACACATATGACTTGCACCTTTCTCTGTCCGACCATGGCAACAGGGAGCAGCTTACCATGATCAAGGCTACCGTGTGTGACTGCCATGGCCATGTGGAGACCTGCCCCCAACCCTGGAAGGGTGGTTTCGTCCTGCCTATCCTGGGTGCCATCCTGGCTCTGCTGA CCCTTCTGCTGGCACTCCTCTTGCtggtgagaaagaagagaaaggtcaAAGAGCCCCTGCTGCTCCCAGAGGATGACACTCGTGACAATGTCTTCTACTATGGTGAAGAGGGCGGTGGCGAAGAGGACCAG GACTATGACATCACCCAACTCCACCGGGGGCTGGAGGCCAGGCCTGAGGTGGCTCTCCGCAATGACGTGGCACCAACCTTCATCCCCACACCCATGTACCGTCCCCGGCCAGCCAACCCAGATGAAATTGGCAACTTCATCGTTGAG AACCTGAAGGCTGCCAACACCGACCCCACCGCCCCGCCCTATGACTCCCTGCTGGTCTTTGACTATGAGGGCAGCGGCTCTGatgctgcctccctgagctccCTCACCTCCTCGGCTTCAGACCAGGATCAGGACTACAACTACCTTAACGAGTGGGGAAGTCGATTCAAGAAACTGGCTGATATGTACGGTGGAGGCGAGGACGACTAG